The genomic DNA GCCCTGGCTGGCCCGGGAGGGGGTGGCGGCGGTCGTCTGCGGCGGTATCCATCCCCGTTTCCAACTCGCTCTGGTCGCGGAGGGGATCGAAATCCATTGGGGGTTTCGCGGCGAAGTGGAAGAAGTGCTACGCGGCTGGCTTTCCGGCGGCTGTGAACCCTTGGGGAGTCTGACCCCGGGAAACGAAGAAAACCATCCCTGTCCCGTGCGCCGGTTGGCGCCCAAGCCCTGCCCCTGCCGGGACCAGCAAGGAGAAAAATCATGAAAATTGCCATCACTGCTCAGGGATCGACCCCCGAGAGCCCGGTGGACCAGCGTTTCGGTCGCGCCTACTGGCTGCTCTTTTACGATGAAGCCGCCCAGTCCTGGGAGCCACTGGAAAATTCCGCCGCCCGCAACGCCGTTCAAGGGGCGGGAATCCAGGCGGCCAAGCTCGTCGCCGAGCGGGGCGCCTCGGTGCTGATCACCGGCGTCACTGGCCCCAAGGCCTATCAGTCCCTGCATGCGGCGGGGGTGAAAATCATGCACGGCGCCGTCGGCACCGTGGCGGAGACGTTGCAAGCCTACCGTGACGGCAAGTTGCAGGAAGCCGACGCCGACTCGGCGACCGGCGGTTCCTGATCCGAAGCCCCGGCGCTTGTCCAAAAACAAACTCTACTTAAGCCCTCTTCAGGGCCTCAGCAAAGGAGATCGTCCCATGAGCAATGTCGAAGTCATCGCTATCCCTTCCATGTATCCCGGCGGCCTGGAGGCCAACCGGTCCGGGCATTTCGGGCGCTGCGACGTTTTTACCCTGGTTTCCGTGAATAACGGCGAAGTCCAGTCGGTGCGCACGGTGGCCAACGCCGAGCATTCCGAAGGGGGCTGCCTGGTGCCGGTACAGATTCTTCAGCAGGCCGGTGCGACTTCTCTGGTGGTGGCCGGTATCGGCATGCGGCCGCGCATCGGCTTTGCCCAGGCCGGGATCGAAGTGCTGGTCGGCCCGGGCGACACGGTTGGCGAGGTGATCGCCGCCTATCAGGACAATCAGGTGCGCCCCATCGCCGACAGCGACCTGTGCGGCGGCGGCCACGGACACTGATTGGGGCGGAGTGATAGCCCCGTTTTGCAGGATAAAATCGCGGTTAAAGGAGAGATTGAGAAATGAGTGCTAGTGCATGCGGCGGTGCCGCACAGGCGTCTTGTCCGAGTCAGGATAAACTGACGGCGAACCTCAACGGCATCAAGAACAAGATCGTTGTTCTGTCGGGTAAGGGGGGAGTCGGCAAGAGTACCGTCGCCACTAACCTGGCGGTGGGCCTTTCCCTGGCGGGCTTCAATGTCGGCCTGCTTGATGTGGATGTGCATGGTCCGAGCGTTCCCCATCTGCTCAAGCTCACGGGGGTGGTCCCCGGCTTCGAGGACGGGGTGTTGCAGCCGGTTCCCTGGAGCGACAAGCTGGGGGTCATGTCAGTCGGTTTTCTCGTCGAAAGCCGTAACGATCCGGTGATCTGGCGCGGCCCGCGCAAAACCGGGGTGATCGAACAGTTCATGCGCGAGGTCAACTGGGGAGAGCGGGATTTCCTGGTGGTCGATTGCCCCCCGGGCACCGGGGATGAACCCCTGTCGGTGTTGCAGCGCCTGCAACCGGATGCCAAGGTGGTGGTGGTGACGACGCCGCAGCAGGTGGCGATCGCCGATGTGCGCCGTTCGATCAGCTTCTGTCGGGCGCTGGGGGCGCCGATCGTCGGCCTGGTGGAAAACATGAGCGGCTATGCCTGCCCCCATTGCGGAAAGGTCGAGGAACTTTTCTCCGCCGACGGCGGGGTCGACCTCTGCGCGGAAATGGGCGTGCCCTTTCTCGGT from Desulfuromonas acetexigens includes the following:
- a CDS encoding NifB/NifX family molybdenum-iron cluster-binding protein, with the protein product MNSNAAPGQSVRIAVPAYGSRIMPRFGQAREFFFAEIDPATRSLDQLQPRVWDLYSDPPLVPWLAREGVAAVVCGGIHPRFQLALVAEGIEIHWGFRGEVEEVLRGWLSGGCEPLGSLTPGNEENHPCPVRRLAPKPCPCRDQQGEKS
- a CDS encoding NifB/NifX family molybdenum-iron cluster-binding protein — its product is MKIAITAQGSTPESPVDQRFGRAYWLLFYDEAAQSWEPLENSAARNAVQGAGIQAAKLVAERGASVLITGVTGPKAYQSLHAAGVKIMHGAVGTVAETLQAYRDGKLQEADADSATGGS
- a CDS encoding NifB/NifX family molybdenum-iron cluster-binding protein, yielding MSNVEVIAIPSMYPGGLEANRSGHFGRCDVFTLVSVNNGEVQSVRTVANAEHSEGGCLVPVQILQQAGATSLVVAGIGMRPRIGFAQAGIEVLVGPGDTVGEVIAAYQDNQVRPIADSDLCGGGHGH
- a CDS encoding Mrp/NBP35 family ATP-binding protein, which codes for MSASACGGAAQASCPSQDKLTANLNGIKNKIVVLSGKGGVGKSTVATNLAVGLSLAGFNVGLLDVDVHGPSVPHLLKLTGVVPGFEDGVLQPVPWSDKLGVMSVGFLVESRNDPVIWRGPRKTGVIEQFMREVNWGERDFLVVDCPPGTGDEPLSVLQRLQPDAKVVVVTTPQQVAIADVRRSISFCRALGAPIVGLVENMSGYACPHCGKVEELFSADGGVDLCAEMGVPFLGRIPIDPMLMRDGDQGNPFVAQGRANPTAEALQAIVSKISACAKA